The sequence GTGCACGTCGTCGGGCACCCAGATGCCCGTCAACTCGCCGGCGCGCAGCAGACGCGCCAAGGTGACCGCATCGCGCCGGTTCGTCTTCACCCGCTCGCCGGGACGCTTGGGGATCAGCGAGGGCGCCACGACCTCGCAGACGTGCCCCATCGCGGTGATCTGCCGGTGCAGCCCGTAGCCGGTCGGGCCGGCCTCGTAGCAGACGTGCAGGCGCCCGTATTTCTTCTCAAGCTTGCGCACCAGGCGCTCGACCGCCGCCGGCGTCGCCTCGATCTCGCCGAGGTAGCGCACCTCGCCGGTCCGGCCGCCTTCGGCCACGGCGACCGCGTGCTTCTCCTTCGCGACGTCGACACCGACGAAGACGGTGCTATCCTCTCCCATGGTCCGCCCTCCTTTGCTTGGGGCTCGGCTCGGCGATCCCGAGCAACCCCCGTTAAGCTCAAGCTCGCAAAGGCTAAGGGCGGGCCGCCCCTCGCACCACGGTCATAACGTCTAGGAGGCTGTCCAGCTAATTCGTTCTGCGACGCGAGTGCGTTTCGTTCGCGGGACGCGTTCGCCCCGTCTCATCCGGCCGGCCTCGGTCGGTTGTGAGCGGCGACGAGCTTCGCGATGTTGTGAGCGGTGCAGACGAGCGCCCATTCGGCCCTGACGGCGCCGAGGCCGCGCAAGAGGAGCTGGCGCATCCCGCGATCCTGCTTGATCTGCCCGAAGACGGGCTCGACGACCTGCTTGCGCAGCCTGTAGCGGCTGCGCCGCCCGGCGCGGGCGAGCGTCTCGGCCATGGCCCGGGTCAGGGGTGATTTCGAGAGGCGCCGCTCGGTCGCCGGGACCCCGGTGGCGTGCTTGGCGCGGCCGACGGCGACGTAGGCGCGGATGCGGCGCGCCTTCAGGGCGCCGAGGTTCGCCTCCGAGCAGAAGCCGGCGTCCGCCGAGATCTCGCGGGGCTTGGCTCCGAGATTGCGGCGCACGGCGTCCACCAGGGGGACGAGGGCGTCGACGTCGCCCGGATTGCTCTGGAGGCGGTGGGCGACGATCACCTGGTGGGCGGCGTCGACGGCGATCTGGGCGTTGTAGCCCTGGATGAAGCCGTCGCGGGTCGGCTGGATGCGGCTGTCGGGGTCGGTGAAGTTGCGCTGCGCCTTGTCCGGCGGGCCGCCGTCGGGCGCGCGCTTGGGCCGCCCGCGATCCTGCATGCCGCTGGAGGGACCGGGGCCGTCCTCGTCCTCGCCGCCCGCCGGCGCCGCCGCCTCGGCCTCCAGCGCGGCCTTGGCCGCCCGGATCCGCTCCAGCCGGCGCAGCTTGTCCGCCGCCCAGTCCGGCATCTCGTCCCCGCGCCGCTCGCCGTGCGCGGCATCCTCCTCGCGGTCCGCCGTCTCGGCCCGGTCGAGCCAGCCCGCCACCGCATCGGCCAGCGCCGGCTCCGCGCTCTTCATGCGGCCATAGCTCATCGCCTTGTGCCGCGAGGCGTTCGCCTTGATCTTCGTGCCGTCCAGAGCGACGTGCCCGAGCTGCACCAGTCCCGCCGCCCGGCACAGGCGCAGCACCTGCTCGAACAGGCGCCCCAGCGCCTTGAGATGGCGCTTGCGGAAGTCCGCGATCGTGCGGAAGTCCGGCCGCTGCAGGCCCGTCACCGCCATGAAGTCGACCCGCTCCTCGCAGGCTCGCGCCAGCTGGCGCGAGGAGTAGACCCCGCGGCTGTAGCCGTACAGCAGAAGCGCCACCATCATCGCCGGATGATACGGCGGATAGCCTCGCAGCTCGATGTAGGCGCTCAGGATATCCCGCAGATCCAGCCCCTCACGCACCGTCTCGCGCACGAAGTGCGCCGCGTGCCCAGGCGGGACGAAGTCGTGAATGGACGGCGGCAGAAGCCAGCTCTGCTCGACATCCCAGGGGCGAAACGTCTTGCTCGTGCTCATGAAACAAGAGAATCACGACCGGATTCCCACGTCCAGAAAATTACTCGGACAGCCTCCTAGCCCTCGCGCTCTCCCCGCACTATGGTCCGCGCCATTCGAGGACCCGGGACCGACGGACATCAGATGGCCGAGAAGACGACCCCCCATTTCGCCAACGACGCGGGCGTGCCGATCATCCATATCGGCGCGAAGGAATTCATGTGCATCGGGGCGAAGCCGCCCTTCGACCACCCCCACGAATTCCTCGACATGGGGGCGGAGGACGAGATCATCTGCCCCTATTGCTCGACGCTGTTCCGCTACCGCGCGGACCTGACGACCGAGCAGTCCGACCCGCCGGAATGCCTCTGGACCGGCGGCGCGCTCGACATCGCCTCGGCGCATACCGGCCCCTCGCGCTGAGATGACGCCCCCGTCGGTCGCCGTCGTCGGCGCCGGCATCGGCGGGCTGACCGCGGCCCTCGCGCTCTCGCGCGCGGGGCTGCCGGTGACGCTCGTCGAGCGGCGCACGGGTTTCTCGGAGGTCGGCGCGGGGCTGCAGCTCTCGCCGAACGCGAGCCGCATCCTCATCGATCTCGGGCTCGGGCCCGCCCTGGCCAAGCGCGCGACCGAACCGGGGCGCGTGATCGTGCGCGCCGTCGGCTCGGGGCGGACGATCGCCGAGATCGCGCTCGGCGCGCACATGCGCGAGCGCCACGGCGCGCCCTACCTCGTGATCCACCGCGCCGACCTGCAGACGATCCTGCTCGACGCCGTGCGCGCGCGCCCCGGCGTGCGGCTCGTGATGGGCCGCGCGGTCGGCGCGCTCGAGCCGGACGAGACCGGCGTGACCCTGCGCCTCGCCCGCGAGAGCGGCGCGCGCGAGAGCCTGCGCGCGGACCTCGCGGTGGGCGCCGACGGCGTCTGGTCGAAGGCGCGGCGCGCCGTCGAGGGGCCGCGCGGCGCGATCCCGCCGGACTACCAGGGCTACGTCGCCTGGCGCGCCACCATCCCGCGCGCCGCCGCGCCGAAGGCGCTCGCCGGCGACGAGACCGGGCTGTGGCTCGGCCGGCGGGCGCACGTGGTGCATTACCCGATCGCGGGGGGACGCGAGATCAACATCGTCGCCGTGCTGCGCCGCGAGGAACCCGTCGAGGGCTGGGCGACGCCGGGCGATGCGGGCGAGCTCGCCGCCGCCTTCGGCAAGGCGGCCCCTCCCCTCGCCGCGCTGCTCGGCCAGGCCGAGCGCTGGCTGCTCTGGTCTCTGTTCGACCGGCCCGCGGAGCGGATGGCGCGCGGGCGCGTGGCGCTGCTCGGCGACGCCGCGCATCCGGTGCTGCCCTTCCTCGCCCAGGGCGCGGCCCTCGCCGTCGAGGACGCCGCCTGCCTCGCGCAGAGGCTGTCGCATGCCTGCGAGACGGGCGGCGACCTCCCCGGCGCGCTCGCCGCCTACGCCGCGGAGCGGCTGCCGCGGGCGAGGCGCGTGCAGAAGACGGCGCGCGCCAACGGCCGGATCTATCATGCGGGCGGCGTCGTGGCGCTCGGTCGAGACCTGACGATGAAGCGGCTCGGCGCGCGCGGGCTGGCCGAGCGCTACTCTTGGCTCTACGGCTGGCGCGACAATTGAGCGTGGCAAGCTTCTTGCGACGGGGAGGCCGTATCCTGCGGCGGTCCGGTCCATGCTCATTGCCCATCTCAGCGATCTCCACGCGGCGCCGCCGGGCGGCGCCACGCGCGCCGGCTTCGACGCCGATGCTGCGCTGCACAAGGCTTTCCGGGCGCTGCATGCCCTCGATCCGCGGCCGGATCTGATCGTCGTCAGCGGCGATGTCGCCGAGGACGGCGAGGCGCAGGCCTACGCCCGAGTCGCGGAGCGGCTGCGCGCGCTCAAGCGCCCTGTGGTTGCGGTTCCTGGAAACCACGACGACGATGCGGAATTCGCCAGCTTTCTCCAGGCCTTGAACGGACAATCGCGCCTCCCGGCGCCACCCTTGTGCAGCGTGCGCGACTTCGCGGCCCTGCGCGTGATCGGCCTCGCCTCGCAGCAGCGGCTCACCAGCGCCGGCGCCCTCTCCGACGCGACCCTCGCCTGGCTCGACGCGACGCTGACCGACGCGCCCGGCCGCCCGACGCTGATCGTGGTCCACCATCCGCCCTTCCGCTGCGGCGTCGGCTTCATGGACCGGATCCGGCTGGTGGAGGGCGCGGCGCAGCTCGAATGCATCGTCGCCGCCCATCCCCAGGTGCTGGCGCTGCTCTGCGGCCACCATCACCGCGCCATGGAGACCCTGTTCGGCGGGCGGCCCTGCTACGTCGCCCCCGCCCTCTCCTACGCGGTCGGCCTCGACCTGCGCCCCGGCGGCGAGGGCGGCTACGCGGCCGAGCCCGCCGCCTTCCGCCTGCTGCACTACGACGGCCGCCGGCTCGTCTCGCACCTCGCCTATGTCGAGAGCGAGGGAGCGATGCGCCCGTTCCGGGACTGGGACGAGCCTGACCTCGCGGAGACGAGCGGGATCGAGCGGGCGTGAGCACGCCGGGCCCCGCAGACGAAGAACCGGCGGAGGGTCTCCCCTCCGCCGGCGCTGATCGCGGTCGACGGGTCTCGAGGCGACGTCGCCCGGTCAGGTCGGGACCTCAGTTGGTCAGGTAGGGCATGGGGTCGACGGGGTCGGCGCCCTTGCGGATCTCGAAGTGAAGCTGGGGCGAGGTGACGTTGCCGGTGCGCCCGGAATGGGCGATCACCTGCCCGCGGCGGACCTCGTCGCCGCGGCCCACCAGGAGCTGCGAATTGTGCGCGTAGGCGGAGACGTAGCCGTCGGCGTGGCGCACGAGGACGAGCTTGCCGTAGCCGCGCAGCTCCTCGCCGGCATAGGCCACCGTGCCGCCCTCGGCGGCGCGCACCGGCGTGCCTTCCGGCAGCGCGATGTTGATGCCCTCGTTGCCGGCCGTGCCGAAGCCGGCGATGACGCGGCCGCGGGCGGGCCAGCGGAAATCGAGATTCGAGGCCGGGTCGGGCAGGCGCGCCACCTGCGTCGGAGCGGATGGCGCGGGCGAAGGCTGCGCCGGCGCGGCCTGCTGGACGGGGGCTTGCTGGACAGCGGCCGGCGGCGGCGCGGCGGGCGTCGCGATCGCCGCCTGGCGCGCGGGCGCGGCGGGCGGAATCGGAGCGGCCGAGGAGATGGAGGCGGTCTGCGTCGGCGCCGCCGACCGTGCGCCCGGCGCACGCGGCGGGATCGGCGCGGCGGCGGACTGGACCGGCAGCGGCGTCGCGCCGGCGGCGGAGGCGGTCTGCGCGCCCACGGCGTTGTAGACCGGGATCACCAGCGCGCGCCCGGGCTGCACCTCGGACGCCGAGGAGAGGCCGTTCACCCGCAAGAGCGCGTCGGCGGGCACGTTGTAGCGCCCCGCGATCGTGTCGAGCGTCTCGCCCTGGCGCACCACGATGGGCGTGCCGCCGAGCGCGCTCCAGCCGGCCGGGCCGGTGGCGCGCGGCGCGCCGGTCGCGGGCTGCGCCGGAAGAGAGGCGTTGGTGGCGCCGGTGACCGTCGGCTCCGGCAGCGGGGCGCTCGCCACCGCCATGGTCGGGGCGGCGCCGCCCGGCGCGGCCGCGGTCATGACGGGCTCCGGCCCGCTCCGGGAGAACGGGTTGCCGAAGGGATCGGCGAACCGCATCGTGTCGGCGCTGCACGCGCCGAGCGCGCCCGCCGCCAGCGCGACGACGGCCACCTTCGTCACAACGGGAAAGCGAGGGAGTGCCTGGGGGAAGCGCATCGACGCACCTGACCTTACGCGAACTAGTGTGTCAGCCGATTAAAAAGGCATTCAGGTTAAGCAAGCGTTGCGCGGCCGGTAGTGACCGGACCCTTCTTGCGAATTCGCGCTCCAGGCATCGGGATAGCGGCAACGTGGCGCCGTCGTTCGAGCGACGGTTCGAAGCCGCGCGGCGCCATGGAGCACACTCGATCTCGCGTCCGTCGGTGGAGCGAACCGCGGGGGGTAAGGGTTCGTCATGACCTTTCATGGTTCCGAGGCCTGCGCTACAAGAGGAAGCCTTCATCGAACAGCAGTCTCGACATGCCGATCCGTCACGCCCTTTGGACAATCTCACCCAAGCCATCGGAAGTGCCGCGCGCGAGCATGGCGTCGGAAGCGGAGCTCGAGCAGATGATCGTCGCTGCTCCGCGCATCCTTTCCGACGAGTGGATGCCGATCGGCCGGCAGGAGCAGACCGGCTTGGGAGGGCGGATAGACCTTCTGTGCATCGCACCCGACGGGGCACTGGTTCTCGTCGAGATCAAGCGTGACCGCACGCCTCGAGAGGTCGTAGCACAGGCGCTCGATTACGCATCCTGGCTGGAACGGCTCACGCCCGATCAGATCGTCGAAATCTTCAGCCGCTTCAAGCCGGGGCTGAGCCTGGCCGCCGAGTTCCAGGCATTCTTCGGAAGACGGCTGGACGAAGACTCGCTCAATGCGACCCATGAGATCATCATCGTCGCTTCGAGCCTCGATGCCAGCACTGAGCGAATCGTAGGCTACCTGAACGAACGCGGCGTTCCTGTGAACGTCCTCTTCTTCGAGGTTTTTGGCCACGGGTCTGAGAAGCTGCTGAGCCGCACGTGGCTGCTCGATCCGCGCGAGGTGCAGCTCACCGCCGCGACGAACATCGAAACCGGCGGCTCCGCGCCATGGAACGGCGAGTTCTATGTCAATTTCGGCGATGCGGAGTCGCGGAACTGGGAAGAGGCCGTTCGCTACGGCTTCGTCTGCGCCGGCGGTCGCGCCTGGTACAGCAATACGCTCTCTTTGCTCTCCGAAGGAGACCGGATCTGGGTCAACATTCCCGGGCATGGCTACGTCGGGGTCGGACGCGTCACGGGCCCGAAGAAAGCGGCGCGTGACCACACGATAGCCGGGAAGCCGGCCCTCGACGTTCTCCAGGAGGCGGAATATCATAGCGACGTCGCCGATGATCCGGACCTCTGCGAATACTTCGTACCCGTGCGCTGGCTGCAAACGGTGCCGAAGGACGAGGCGGTGCGCGA comes from Salinarimonas sp. and encodes:
- a CDS encoding phosphodiesterase; translated protein: MLIAHLSDLHAAPPGGATRAGFDADAALHKAFRALHALDPRPDLIVVSGDVAEDGEAQAYARVAERLRALKRPVVAVPGNHDDDAEFASFLQALNGQSRLPAPPLCSVRDFAALRVIGLASQQRLTSAGALSDATLAWLDATLTDAPGRPTLIVVHHPPFRCGVGFMDRIRLVEGAAQLECIVAAHPQVLALLCGHHHRAMETLFGGRPCYVAPALSYAVGLDLRPGGEGGYAAEPAAFRLLHYDGRRLVSHLAYVESEGAMRPFRDWDEPDLAETSGIERA
- a CDS encoding M23 family metallopeptidase, translated to MRFPQALPRFPVVTKVAVVALAAGALGACSADTMRFADPFGNPFSRSGPEPVMTAAAPGGAAPTMAVASAPLPEPTVTGATNASLPAQPATGAPRATGPAGWSALGGTPIVVRQGETLDTIAGRYNVPADALLRVNGLSSASEVQPGRALVIPVYNAVGAQTASAAGATPLPVQSAAAPIPPRAPGARSAAPTQTASISSAAPIPPAAPARQAAIATPAAPPPAAVQQAPVQQAAPAQPSPAPSAPTQVARLPDPASNLDFRWPARGRVIAGFGTAGNEGINIALPEGTPVRAAEGGTVAYAGEELRGYGKLVLVRHADGYVSAYAHNSQLLVGRGDEVRRGQVIAHSGRTGNVTSPQLHFEIRKGADPVDPMPYLTN
- a CDS encoding IS1182 family transposase — protein: MSTSKTFRPWDVEQSWLLPPSIHDFVPPGHAAHFVRETVREGLDLRDILSAYIELRGYPPYHPAMMVALLLYGYSRGVYSSRQLARACEERVDFMAVTGLQRPDFRTIADFRKRHLKALGRLFEQVLRLCRAAGLVQLGHVALDGTKIKANASRHKAMSYGRMKSAEPALADAVAGWLDRAETADREEDAAHGERRGDEMPDWAADKLRRLERIRAAKAALEAEAAAPAGGEDEDGPGPSSGMQDRGRPKRAPDGGPPDKAQRNFTDPDSRIQPTRDGFIQGYNAQIAVDAAHQVIVAHRLQSNPGDVDALVPLVDAVRRNLGAKPREISADAGFCSEANLGALKARRIRAYVAVGRAKHATGVPATERRLSKSPLTRAMAETLARAGRRSRYRLRKQVVEPVFGQIKQDRGMRQLLLRGLGAVRAEWALVCTAHNIAKLVAAHNRPRPAG
- a CDS encoding zinc-finger domain-containing protein produces the protein MAEKTTPHFANDAGVPIIHIGAKEFMCIGAKPPFDHPHEFLDMGAEDEIICPYCSTLFRYRADLTTEQSDPPECLWTGGALDIASAHTGPSR
- a CDS encoding endonuclease NucS domain-containing protein, with product MPIRHALWTISPKPSEVPRASMASEAELEQMIVAAPRILSDEWMPIGRQEQTGLGGRIDLLCIAPDGALVLVEIKRDRTPREVVAQALDYASWLERLTPDQIVEIFSRFKPGLSLAAEFQAFFGRRLDEDSLNATHEIIIVASSLDASTERIVGYLNERGVPVNVLFFEVFGHGSEKLLSRTWLLDPREVQLTAATNIETGGSAPWNGEFYVNFGDAESRNWEEAVRYGFVCAGGRAWYSNTLSLLSEGDRIWVNIPGHGYVGVGRVTGPKKAARDHTIAGKPALDVLQEAEYHSDVADDPDLCEYFVPVRWLQTVPKDEAVRELGFFGNQNTVCKPKTPGWRSTVDVLKTRFPRYDDG
- a CDS encoding FAD-dependent oxidoreductase; the protein is MTPPSVAVVGAGIGGLTAALALSRAGLPVTLVERRTGFSEVGAGLQLSPNASRILIDLGLGPALAKRATEPGRVIVRAVGSGRTIAEIALGAHMRERHGAPYLVIHRADLQTILLDAVRARPGVRLVMGRAVGALEPDETGVTLRLARESGARESLRADLAVGADGVWSKARRAVEGPRGAIPPDYQGYVAWRATIPRAAAPKALAGDETGLWLGRRAHVVHYPIAGGREINIVAVLRREEPVEGWATPGDAGELAAAFGKAAPPLAALLGQAERWLLWSLFDRPAERMARGRVALLGDAAHPVLPFLAQGAALAVEDAACLAQRLSHACETGGDLPGALAAYAAERLPRARRVQKTARANGRIYHAGGVVALGRDLTMKRLGARGLAERYSWLYGWRDN